A window of Mercenaria mercenaria strain notata chromosome 16, MADL_Memer_1, whole genome shotgun sequence contains these coding sequences:
- the LOC123539600 gene encoding adenosine receptor A1-like isoform X2, whose product MASVTADSTTWITGHSANSFSEVNQTNENLVDLLPTSLVLIYNICVKYLAFMIWIFAVPANILIVSILTKEKHGTSSTCVYFLSLAFADLCVNFRTFNFWLVRSNLVTYTSDFECQIEKGYPLLGMLASSWTLATISVERMLSVCIPYRMKNVCTVNVARASVVSIWMVSTSMALLNGWFHHMGEAYCEIKNEYRDFFIDHIVHLDYCLDVVVPFFVILFNSVITIVRLRSRKTSSKTVPKAFGKPIFILVLIINAIFFITQVPYGVIFVVQQVNLRSTSKLRMFYLLYLERILLVLKYVNYALNFYIYFLTASQFRQETKEVFISCKERFFAFWVRLTKCCNR is encoded by the coding sequence ATGGCATCAGTTACGGCGGACAGCACAACTTGGATAACAGGACACAGTGCTAATTCCTTCTCAGAGGTCAATCAAACCAATGAAAATCTTGTGGATTTACTGCCTACCAGTTTAGTGCTTATTTACAACATCTGTGTTAAGTATCTAGCATTCATGATATGGATATTTGCGGTTCCTGCAAACATCTTGATTGTCAGCATCTTGACAAAGGAGAAGCATGGGACTTCATCTACCTGTGTGTACTTTTTGTCGCTAGCCTTCGCCGACTTGTGCGTTAATTTTCGTACTTTTAATTTTTGGTTGGTACGATCAAACTTGGTGACATACACATCTGATTTTGAATGTCAAATAGAAAAAGGATATCCACTTCTAGGTATGCTTGCTTCTTCCTGGACACTGGCTACTATTTCGGTGGAAAGAATGTTAAGTGTTTGTATACCATATAGAATGAAGAATGTGTGCACAGTAAATGTTGCTAGAGCCAGTGTTGTCTCTATCTGGATGGTATCAACAAGTATGGCACTACTCAACGGCTGGTTTCATCACATGGGAGAAgcatattgtgaaataaaaaatgaatatcgtGATTTTTTCATCGACCATATTGTTCATCTGGATTATTGCTTAGATGTTGTCGTTCCATTTTTcgttattttattcaactctgTAATAACGATCGTGCGGCTACGCTCCAGAAAAACTAGTTCAAAAACAGTACCAAAAGCTTTTGGAAAGCCCATCTTCATTTTAGTACTTATCATCAATGCTatatttttcattacacaagTCCCTTACGGAGTTATTTTTGTTGTTCAGCAAGTTAACTTACGATCAACCTCAAAGTTACGGATGTTTTATTTGCTTTATCTGGAACGCATTCTGTTGGTTTTAAAATACGTCAACTATGCACTGAATTTTTACATATACTTTTTGACGGCGTCGCAGTTTAGACAGGAAACTAAGGAGGTATTTATTTCGTGTAAAGAACGTTTCTTTGCTTTTTGGGTCCGTTTGACTAAGTGCTGCAACcgataa